One Rhizobium sp. 9140 genomic region harbors:
- a CDS encoding ABC transporter permease (The N-terminal region of this protein, as described by TIGR01726, is a three transmembrane segment that identifies a subfamily of ABC transporter permease subunits, which specificities that include histidine, arginine, glutamine, glutamate, L-cystine (sic), the opines (in Agrobacterium) octopine and nopaline, etc.) yields the protein MDLDFMASTMLTLVAALPMTLALFSLSVIFGGLLALLVVWMRVGGNPIARGFAKGYIFIFRGSPLLIQMFLVFYGLGQFGFIRYSFLWPALREPFVCAVLSLSLCTAGYTAEIFRFGLRSIPAREIEAARAVGMSGFLLTRRILAPIAFRNALPAYSTEVMMMVKSTALASLVTVWEVTGVAQRLIAQTYRTMEVFLCAAAIYLILNFLILQLMAFLEYRLSPHRRAAPLFPAAQQ from the coding sequence ATGGACCTCGACTTCATGGCCTCGACGATGCTGACGCTGGTGGCGGCTCTGCCGATGACGCTGGCACTGTTCTCGCTCTCGGTCATCTTCGGCGGCCTGCTGGCGCTCCTCGTCGTGTGGATGCGCGTTGGCGGCAATCCGATCGCGCGCGGCTTTGCCAAGGGCTACATCTTCATCTTTCGCGGCTCGCCGCTGCTCATCCAGATGTTCCTCGTCTTCTACGGCCTCGGGCAGTTCGGCTTCATCCGCTACAGCTTTCTCTGGCCGGCCCTGCGCGAGCCGTTCGTCTGCGCCGTCCTGTCCCTGTCGCTCTGCACTGCGGGCTATACGGCCGAGATCTTCCGGTTCGGCCTGCGCTCGATCCCCGCGCGCGAAATCGAGGCGGCACGCGCGGTCGGCATGTCCGGCTTTCTGCTGACGCGCCGCATTCTCGCGCCGATCGCCTTTCGCAATGCCTTGCCCGCCTATTCGACTGAGGTCATGATGATGGTGAAATCGACGGCGCTTGCCAGCCTCGTCACGGTTTGGGAGGTGACGGGCGTCGCCCAGCGGCTGATCGCGCAGACCTACCGCACCATGGAGGTCTTCCTCTGTGCGGCGGCCATCTACCTCATTCTCAATTTCCTCATCCTGCAGCTCATGGCATTTCTCGAATACCGCCTTAGCCCGCACCGTCGCGCAGCACCTCTCTTTCCGGCTGCCCAGCAATGA
- a CDS encoding transporter substrate-binding domain-containing protein, with amino-acid sequence MNIAKILSVGAVALAALSTVALTAPVAAAKDWKTVTITLEGAYAPWNLTNPDGTLGGFEPELAKYLCDHMKVECTLVASDWDGMIPALTAGKYDVIMDALSITEERKKIIDFTIPYAHTHAAFATAKDSPLANAAGTGTVIKLDPGANAKEIDALKEVFAGKTIGIQAATVYSKFIYDNFGSVATVREYKTGAERDLDLESGRIDLVFDDAVYLISAFEKANGTLGFTGPEIGGTIFGSGEGLGLRQADTDLRDMFNKAIQAALDDGTIKTLSMKWFKTDVTP; translated from the coding sequence ATGAACATCGCCAAAATTCTGAGTGTGGGCGCCGTTGCGCTCGCAGCCCTGTCCACCGTCGCGCTGACCGCACCGGTCGCCGCTGCCAAGGACTGGAAGACCGTCACCATCACGCTCGAAGGTGCCTATGCGCCGTGGAACCTGACCAATCCCGACGGCACGCTCGGTGGGTTCGAGCCTGAACTCGCCAAGTATCTTTGCGACCATATGAAGGTCGAGTGCACGCTGGTCGCGTCCGACTGGGACGGCATGATCCCAGCGCTGACGGCCGGCAAGTACGACGTCATCATGGATGCGCTGTCGATCACCGAAGAGCGCAAGAAGATCATCGATTTCACCATTCCCTACGCCCATACCCATGCGGCCTTCGCGACCGCGAAAGACAGCCCGCTGGCGAACGCCGCCGGCACCGGCACTGTCATCAAGCTCGATCCCGGCGCCAACGCCAAAGAGATCGATGCGCTGAAGGAAGTGTTTGCTGGCAAGACCATCGGCATTCAGGCTGCAACGGTCTATTCCAAGTTCATCTATGACAACTTCGGCAGCGTCGCCACGGTGCGTGAGTACAAAACCGGCGCCGAACGTGATCTCGACCTCGAAAGCGGCCGCATCGACCTCGTCTTCGACGATGCGGTCTACCTGATCTCCGCCTTCGAGAAAGCCAATGGCACGCTCGGCTTTACCGGCCCGGAAATCGGCGGCACTATCTTCGGCAGCGGCGAGGGTCTCGGCCTGCGCCAGGCCGATACGGACCTGCGCGACATGTTCAACAAGGCCATTCAGGCAGCGCTCGACGACGGCACCATCAAGACGCTGTCGATGAAGTGGTTCAAGACCGACGTCACGCCCTGA
- a CDS encoding DNA polymerase III subunit epsilon yields the protein MEGGGISDTARRRIRVIDLETGGNGPDDVCEIGWQDVVLGDDGNWNVNEDRGARLVNPGRPMSPDAIAVHHILDAHVAHAPFWKAAAPGVLRPEGRIDALAAHRASFEQRYCTPRLTGGLPWICTWKCALRIWPDLSRFSNQMLRYQRMPEGLVHEIGLPAHRAMPDAYVTAHHLRDMLNIVPIEHLLAWSALPGLLPRVPAGPERGRSWDRLNDEVLGEFARSRDVDIRFTAKTELERRRQDRGEPVPEPANEPAQKTLI from the coding sequence GTGGAAGGAGGCGGCATTTCCGATACGGCCCGAAGAAGGATTCGCGTTATCGATCTGGAGACCGGCGGGAATGGGCCGGACGACGTCTGCGAGATCGGTTGGCAGGATGTGGTGCTCGGGGACGATGGGAACTGGAACGTCAACGAGGACCGCGGTGCACGGCTGGTCAATCCCGGACGTCCCATGTCGCCGGATGCGATCGCCGTTCATCATATCCTCGATGCCCATGTGGCGCACGCACCCTTCTGGAAGGCGGCAGCACCCGGCGTGCTCCGGCCGGAGGGCCGCATCGATGCCTTGGCGGCACATCGTGCGTCGTTCGAGCAGCGCTATTGTACGCCGAGGCTGACAGGCGGCCTCCCCTGGATCTGCACGTGGAAATGCGCGTTGCGGATCTGGCCAGACCTTTCGCGCTTTTCGAACCAGATGCTCCGCTATCAGCGGATGCCGGAGGGGCTGGTGCACGAGATCGGCCTGCCGGCGCACCGCGCCATGCCGGATGCCTATGTCACAGCGCATCATTTGCGCGATATGCTGAACATCGTCCCGATCGAGCACCTGCTCGCTTGGAGTGCCCTTCCCGGCCTGCTCCCGCGCGTCCCGGCAGGCCCGGAACGAGGACGGAGTTGGGATCGGTTGAACGATGAGGTGCTGGGCGAGTTTGCCCGCAGCCGCGATGTGGACATCCGCTTTACCGCAAAGACCGAACTCGAGAGGCGCCGGCAAGACCGGGGGGAGCCAGTACCCGAGCCGGCCAACGAACCGGCACAGAAGACCCTGATTTGA
- a CDS encoding GlxA family transcriptional regulator yields the protein MLLSDTRALQRMGFVLMPNFALMSYASATEPLRAANMLAGLPLYEPVTLSPGGRPARSSSGVQVDCADLAERGAGCHTIFVCAGGDVADWGDPGGLHAALRRFARQGIRIGGISSGAYILAAAGLLENRDFTLHWEHAAIFRETFPHLQPRQARYVITGDRITCGGGVAPLDMMHRMISERMGADFARRVSDWYLHTAVAEPTAAQRGSAAERFGTHHAALLTVLEKMEAAIEQPLDRATLARLCGVSPRHLDRLFAQELGRGFLETYRLIRLDHARRLLEQSPLSISAVAFATGFSSASHFSRACKTVLGQPPGAFRRKGKGTRSERA from the coding sequence ATGTTGCTTTCCGATACGCGCGCGCTGCAGCGCATGGGCTTCGTGTTGATGCCGAATTTTGCGCTGATGTCTTATGCGTCCGCGACCGAGCCCCTGCGGGCGGCGAACATGCTGGCGGGTTTGCCGCTTTACGAGCCTGTGACGTTGTCGCCGGGTGGCAGGCCGGCGCGCAGTTCCTCGGGCGTGCAGGTGGACTGCGCGGATCTTGCCGAGCGCGGCGCCGGCTGCCACACGATCTTCGTCTGCGCCGGGGGGGATGTCGCCGACTGGGGCGACCCCGGCGGGCTACACGCCGCGCTGCGCCGGTTCGCCCGACAAGGCATCCGGATCGGCGGCATCTCCAGCGGCGCCTATATCCTCGCCGCGGCCGGGCTTCTGGAAAACCGGGATTTTACGCTTCATTGGGAGCATGCGGCAATCTTCCGCGAGACCTTTCCGCATCTCCAGCCGCGGCAGGCGCGCTACGTCATCACGGGCGACCGCATCACTTGCGGCGGCGGCGTTGCGCCGCTCGATATGATGCACCGGATGATCTCGGAGCGGATGGGCGCCGACTTCGCCCGCCGCGTCAGCGACTGGTACCTGCACACGGCCGTCGCCGAACCGACGGCGGCGCAGCGCGGCTCCGCCGCCGAGCGGTTCGGTACGCATCATGCAGCACTCCTGACCGTGCTCGAAAAGATGGAGGCCGCTATCGAGCAGCCGCTCGACCGGGCAACGCTCGCGCGACTCTGCGGCGTCAGCCCACGCCACCTCGATCGCTTGTTCGCACAGGAACTCGGCCGCGGCTTCCTTGAAACCTATCGCCTGATCCGCTTGGATCATGCGCGGCGCCTGCTGGAGCAGAGCCCGCTTTCCATCTCCGCCGTCGCCTTTGCCACCGGCTTCTCCAGCGCGAGCCACTTCTCGCGCGCCTGCAAGACCGTCCTTGGGCAACCCCCAGGCGCGTTCCGCCGCAAGGGAAAAGGAACGCGATCGGAGCGTGCGTAA
- a CDS encoding sarcosine oxidase subunit beta family protein translates to MRYSALSLLMNGLRGNRDWTPAWRQPEPKARYDVIIVGGGGHGLATAYYLAKIFGITNVAVLEKGYVGSGNVGRNTTIIRSNYLLPGNNPFYELSMKLWEGLEQDFNFNAMVSQRGVLNLFHSDAQRDAYTRRGNAMLLHGVDAQLLDRAAVRQMLPFLDYDNARFPIQGGLLQKRGGTVRHDAVAWGYARGADQRGVDIIQNCEVTGIRRENGLVTGVETSRGFIGCGKLGLAAAGNSSRVAEMAGLKLPIESHVLQAFVSEGLKPFIDGVVTFGAGHFYVSQSDKGGLVFGGDIDGYNSYAQRGNLATVEHVAEAGKAMIPALSRVRVLRSWGGIMDMSMDGSPIIDRTHLENLYLNAGWCYGGFKATPASGFCFAHLLAKGVSHETTRQMRLDRFERGYMIDEKGQGAQPNLH, encoded by the coding sequence ATGCGCTACTCCGCCCTCTCCCTTCTCATGAACGGTCTTCGCGGCAACAGAGACTGGACGCCGGCATGGCGGCAGCCGGAGCCGAAGGCGCGTTACGACGTGATCATCGTCGGCGGGGGCGGTCACGGGCTGGCGACGGCCTATTACCTTGCAAAGATCTTCGGCATCACCAATGTCGCGGTGCTCGAAAAAGGTTACGTCGGCTCCGGCAATGTCGGCCGCAACACGACGATCATCCGCTCCAACTATCTGCTGCCCGGCAACAATCCGTTCTACGAGCTGTCCATGAAGCTCTGGGAAGGGCTGGAGCAGGATTTCAACTTCAACGCCATGGTGTCGCAGCGCGGCGTGCTCAACCTCTTTCATTCCGATGCCCAGCGCGATGCCTATACGCGGCGCGGCAATGCCATGTTGCTGCATGGCGTCGATGCGCAGCTGCTCGACCGGGCGGCGGTGCGGCAGATGCTGCCCTTTCTCGATTACGACAATGCGCGGTTTCCCATTCAGGGCGGCCTCTTGCAGAAGCGCGGCGGCACAGTGCGCCACGATGCGGTCGCTTGGGGTTATGCGCGCGGTGCCGACCAGCGTGGCGTCGATATCATCCAGAATTGCGAGGTCACCGGCATCCGCCGCGAGAACGGTCTCGTCACCGGCGTCGAGACCAGCCGGGGCTTCATCGGCTGCGGCAAGCTCGGGCTGGCAGCCGCCGGCAATTCCTCACGCGTTGCCGAAATGGCGGGCCTCAAGCTGCCGATCGAGAGCCACGTGTTGCAGGCCTTCGTGTCCGAAGGCCTCAAACCCTTCATCGACGGCGTCGTGACCTTCGGGGCCGGGCATTTCTACGTGTCGCAGTCCGACAAGGGCGGCCTCGTCTTCGGCGGCGATATCGACGGCTACAATTCCTATGCGCAGCGCGGAAACCTTGCGACCGTCGAGCATGTCGCGGAAGCCGGCAAGGCGATGATCCCCGCGCTCTCGCGCGTCCGGGTGCTGCGCTCCTGGGGCGGCATCATGGACATGTCGATGGACGGATCGCCGATCATCGACCGCACGCATCTCGAAAATCTCTACCTCAATGCCGGCTGGTGCTATGGCGGGTTCAAGGCGACGCCAGCCTCCGGCTTCTGCTTTGCCCATCTTCTGGCAAAGGGCGTCTCGCACGAGACCACGCGGCAGATGCGGCTCGACCGGTTCGAGCGCGGATACATGATCGACGAAAAAGGGCAGGGCGCGCAGCCGAACTTGCACTGA
- a CDS encoding sarcosine oxidase subunit delta: protein MASLVPCPHCGARPKEEFTIRGEALARPDADADPGAWMDYVYLRDNPHGRYDEHWHHTAGCRRWLVVTRDTATHEIAASRDAALGAAGEARP, encoded by the coding sequence ATGGCCAGTCTCGTCCCCTGCCCGCATTGCGGCGCCCGACCGAAAGAAGAGTTCACCATTCGCGGTGAGGCGCTTGCGCGACCGGATGCAGATGCCGATCCTGGGGCGTGGATGGATTACGTCTACCTGCGCGACAACCCGCATGGCCGCTACGACGAACACTGGCACCACACGGCGGGCTGCCGCCGCTGGCTGGTGGTGACGCGCGATACCGCGACCCACGAGATCGCCGCAAGCCGCGATGCCGCACTCGGTGCAGCCGGAGAGGCACGACCATGA
- a CDS encoding ABC transporter permease produces MTILQTIGFGPTGWGGLLLVATLMTLCVTAAALFIGMVFGTLIAWAKLSGSRIARAFGSAYTTVFRGVPELLIIYLVYFGGSSLVTAAGSAFGYQGFLGMPSFVAGSLAVGIISGAYQAEVYRGAFLAIPKGELEAAQAIGMHRSLRFRRIIAPQVLRFAIPGIGNVWQLSLKDSALVSVTGLADLMRTSQIAAGSTRQHFLFFIVGGCLYLVLTSISDRVFNGAERRANRSMPAGIGQA; encoded by the coding sequence ATGACAATCCTGCAAACCATCGGCTTCGGCCCTACGGGCTGGGGCGGGCTTCTCCTGGTCGCCACGCTGATGACGCTCTGCGTGACGGCGGCGGCGCTGTTCATCGGCATGGTCTTCGGCACGTTGATCGCCTGGGCAAAACTCTCCGGCAGCCGCATCGCGCGCGCCTTCGGCAGCGCCTACACCACCGTGTTTCGCGGCGTACCGGAGCTGCTCATCATCTATCTCGTCTATTTCGGCGGCTCCAGTCTCGTAACCGCTGCCGGCTCTGCCTTCGGCTATCAAGGATTCCTCGGTATGCCCTCCTTCGTGGCGGGTTCGCTGGCCGTCGGCATCATCTCGGGCGCTTATCAGGCCGAGGTTTATCGCGGCGCCTTCCTTGCCATCCCGAAGGGCGAGCTGGAAGCAGCGCAGGCAATCGGCATGCACCGGTCCTTGCGCTTCCGCCGCATCATCGCGCCCCAGGTATTGCGCTTCGCCATTCCGGGTATCGGCAATGTCTGGCAGCTAAGCCTGAAGGATTCGGCGCTCGTCTCCGTGACCGGGCTCGCCGACCTCATGCGCACCAGCCAGATCGCGGCCGGCTCTACGCGACAGCACTTTCTGTTCTTCATCGTCGGCGGCTGCCTCTACCTCGTTCTCACCAGCATCTCCGACCGGGTGTTCAACGGGGCGGAACGCCGCGCCAATCGTAGCATGCCCGCCGGCATCGGCCAGGCCTGA
- a CDS encoding ABC transporter ATP-binding protein, giving the protein MASAPHLSGAPRLSVRNITKSFGTHQVLRGMSLDAHDGDVISLLGASGSGKSTFLRCINMLEIADSGEIVVDGETIGMTQRGGRTVPADRRQVDRMRSELGMVFQSFNLWSHMTILENIIEGPVHVLKRPRAECVAEAEALLEKVGIAGKRHAYPAHLSGGQQQRAAIARSLAMKPKVMLFDEPTSALDPELVGEVLRVMRALAEEGMTMLVVTHEMSFARTVSNRVIFMKSGEIDCDGAPDTVFADGASPAFRQFIGNFGG; this is encoded by the coding sequence ATGGCCAGTGCTCCCCATTTATCCGGCGCCCCCCGCCTTTCCGTCCGCAATATCACCAAGAGCTTCGGCACCCACCAGGTGCTGCGCGGCATGTCGCTCGACGCGCATGACGGCGACGTGATTTCGCTGCTTGGTGCCAGCGGATCGGGCAAGTCCACCTTCCTGCGCTGCATCAACATGCTGGAGATCGCCGATTCCGGCGAGATCGTGGTCGATGGCGAAACGATCGGCATGACGCAGCGTGGTGGACGCACGGTGCCGGCAGACAGACGGCAGGTCGATCGCATGCGCTCCGAACTCGGCATGGTGTTCCAGTCGTTCAATCTCTGGTCCCATATGACCATTCTGGAGAACATCATCGAGGGACCGGTACACGTGCTGAAACGGCCCCGAGCCGAATGCGTCGCCGAGGCCGAAGCGCTTCTCGAAAAGGTCGGCATCGCCGGCAAGCGCCACGCCTATCCGGCGCACTTGTCCGGCGGGCAGCAGCAGCGCGCGGCGATTGCCCGGTCGCTGGCCATGAAGCCCAAGGTGATGCTGTTCGACGAGCCGACCTCCGCACTCGACCCGGAACTGGTCGGTGAGGTCTTGCGTGTCATGCGCGCACTCGCCGAGGAAGGCATGACCATGCTGGTCGTCACGCACGAGATGAGCTTTGCCCGCACCGTGTCGAACCGGGTGATCTTCATGAAATCCGGCGAGATCGATTGCGACGGCGCACCCGACACCGTTTTTGCCGACGGTGCCTCGCCGGCTTTCCGCCAGTTCATCGGAAATTTCGGGGGCTGA
- the hutC gene encoding histidine utilization repressor, whose translation MKRKDGKPSAISWDGTESDGAPLYAGVKQMILGRIQSGEWPPRHRVPSENELVSELGVSKMTANRALRELASEGELVRIQGVGSFVAERKGYSELFEVRNIADEIKSRGHLHASDVIVLAREHASPDVADGLDLPIGSPVFHSLIVHSENGVPVQIEDRFVNPDMAPDYLEQDFTLETPNSYLTATAPLSGSEHVVEAAMPQPWECKLLVILPSEPCLTIRRRTWSFQKTVSLARLVYPASRYRLESRSGKIGMDSKDV comes from the coding sequence ATGAAACGCAAGGACGGCAAGCCCTCGGCTATAAGCTGGGACGGAACGGAGAGCGACGGGGCGCCGCTGTATGCCGGGGTCAAGCAAATGATCCTCGGCCGCATCCAGAGCGGCGAGTGGCCGCCCCGCCACCGTGTGCCATCGGAAAACGAACTGGTCTCCGAGCTCGGCGTCAGCAAGATGACCGCTAACCGGGCGCTGCGGGAGCTGGCGAGCGAGGGCGAACTCGTGCGCATCCAGGGCGTCGGCTCGTTCGTCGCCGAGCGCAAGGGGTATTCCGAGCTCTTCGAAGTGCGCAACATTGCCGACGAGATCAAGTCTCGCGGGCATCTTCACGCCTCCGACGTCATCGTTCTTGCCCGCGAGCATGCCTCCCCGGACGTCGCCGACGGGCTCGACCTTCCGATCGGCTCGCCTGTCTTCCACTCGCTCATCGTCCACAGCGAGAACGGCGTGCCTGTGCAGATCGAGGATCGCTTCGTCAATCCCGACATGGCTCCGGACTATCTGGAACAGGATTTCACGCTGGAAACACCGAATTCCTACCTCACGGCGACAGCTCCGCTCAGCGGCTCCGAGCATGTGGTGGAAGCGGCCATGCCGCAGCCCTGGGAGTGCAAGCTCCTCGTCATTCTGCCATCGGAGCCCTGCCTCACCATCCGCCGCCGCACCTGGTCCTTCCAGAAGACCGTCTCGCTCGCCCGCCTCGTCTACCCCGCCAGTCGCTATCGACTGGAATCGCGCAGCGGGAAGATCGGGATGGATAGTAAAGATGTATAG
- a CDS encoding sarcosine oxidase subunit alpha family protein, with amino-acid sequence MTPYRLPAGGLIDRRAPISFTFDGTPLTGFAGDSLASALLANGRLLVGRSFKYHRPRGILTAGAAEPNALMTIGQGGRTEANSRATMQELYAGLEARSQSRWPSLAFDIGALNGLLSPFLGAGFYYKTFMWPAPFWEKLYEPFIRKAAGLGTASRAADPDSYEKCWAHCDLLVIGSGPAGLAAALTAGRAGARVILVEEHAAAGGTLLSETARIAGTPAPDFVAQTMAELESLANVTILLRTTAFGWYDGNVFGALERVQKHVRAPVAARPVERLWRIVAKKALLAAGAEERPLVFGGNDLPGVMTAGAMRTYLNRYGIAPGRQVAIFTTNDSGYALAADLEAHGIVPGIVVDSRADAAFPYRGKARIVTGAVVSDAAGGKAISSITVRRNGQTETVRADALAMAGGFSPIIHLACHRGAKPLWSDAQSAFLAPGDLVGLDLAGAVATTAGIAACLEDGARKAVALLNAMSFDATPARFGAVEGDIVSPPARPLWTVPGVKGKAFVDFQNDVHRGDLDLAVREGYGHVELAKRYTTNGMATDQGKLSNVNAIGLLAEARGLSPADVGTTTFRPFYTPVSFGALAGPYHGHDFQPVRRSPLHDWARRLGATFVETGLWYRSSFFPRAGEATWRESVDREVLNVRAHAGLCDVSMLGKIEICGRDAAEFLNRVYSNAFLKLPVGKARYGLMLREDGMIYDDGTTSRLSENHYVMTTTTAYAAGVMNHLEFCAQVLWPDLDLRLASSTDQWAQMAIAGPKARRILQAIVDEDLSNEAFPFLAAREVSLFGGALHGRLFRISFSGELAYELAVPAGYGESVAEALMEAGVPHGIQPYGVEALGVLRIEKGHVTHNEINGTATAADLGFGKMVSAGKPDFIGKAMVGRPGLVDPERAQLVGVLPLDPKTSFRTGSHILAFNAKATLENDQGYVTSSAYSPHVGSTIGLALVKRGATRHGETVTIWNGIRNEFTPGRLCDPVFIDPGHEKLHV; translated from the coding sequence ATGACGCCCTATCGCCTTCCGGCCGGCGGGCTCATCGACCGGCGCGCACCGATCTCCTTCACCTTCGACGGAACGCCGCTGACGGGCTTTGCCGGCGACAGCCTTGCCTCCGCCCTGCTCGCCAATGGTCGCCTGCTCGTCGGCCGCAGCTTCAAATACCACCGGCCGCGCGGAATTCTCACGGCCGGTGCCGCCGAGCCGAATGCACTGATGACCATCGGACAGGGCGGTCGAACCGAAGCCAATAGCCGTGCCACGATGCAGGAACTTTATGCAGGGCTGGAGGCGCGCAGCCAGAGCCGCTGGCCGTCGCTTGCCTTCGATATCGGCGCGCTGAACGGCCTCCTCTCGCCGTTTCTCGGCGCAGGTTTCTACTACAAGACCTTCATGTGGCCGGCCCCCTTCTGGGAAAAGCTCTATGAGCCCTTCATCCGCAAGGCGGCGGGCCTCGGCACGGCGAGCCGTGCGGCAGACCCGGATAGCTACGAGAAATGCTGGGCGCATTGCGATCTCCTCGTCATAGGCTCCGGCCCGGCAGGTCTCGCGGCCGCGCTGACGGCTGGGCGTGCAGGCGCGCGGGTCATTCTTGTCGAAGAGCATGCGGCGGCCGGCGGCACGCTCCTGTCCGAGACGGCGCGGATCGCCGGAACGCCTGCGCCGGATTTCGTCGCGCAGACGATGGCCGAGCTGGAATCGCTTGCGAATGTAACGATCCTTCTGCGCACCACCGCATTCGGCTGGTACGACGGCAATGTCTTCGGAGCCCTCGAGCGTGTGCAGAAGCATGTGCGTGCGCCCGTTGCCGCGCGGCCTGTGGAGCGGCTGTGGCGCATCGTGGCGAAAAAAGCGCTGCTGGCGGCCGGCGCAGAGGAACGGCCGCTCGTCTTCGGCGGCAACGATCTTCCCGGCGTCATGACGGCCGGCGCCATGCGCACCTATCTCAACCGCTACGGCATTGCGCCCGGCCGGCAGGTCGCGATCTTCACCACCAACGACAGCGGCTATGCGCTGGCGGCCGATCTCGAAGCGCACGGCATCGTACCCGGGATCGTCGTCGACAGCAGGGCGGACGCCGCGTTTCCCTATAGGGGCAAAGCGCGCATCGTCACGGGCGCCGTTGTCTCGGATGCCGCGGGTGGGAAGGCGATTTCCTCCATCACGGTGCGTCGAAACGGCCAGACGGAGACCGTGAGGGCGGATGCGTTGGCCATGGCCGGCGGCTTCAGCCCGATCATCCATCTCGCCTGCCATCGCGGGGCCAAGCCACTGTGGTCGGATGCGCAATCGGCCTTTCTCGCGCCCGGCGATCTCGTCGGTCTGGACCTTGCCGGTGCCGTCGCCACGACCGCCGGCATCGCCGCCTGCCTCGAGGATGGCGCGCGCAAGGCCGTGGCGCTTCTGAATGCGATGTCCTTCGATGCGACCCCGGCACGTTTCGGTGCCGTCGAGGGCGATATCGTCTCGCCGCCTGCCCGGCCGCTCTGGACCGTACCCGGCGTCAAGGGCAAGGCCTTCGTCGATTTCCAGAACGACGTGCACCGTGGGGATCTCGACCTCGCCGTGCGGGAAGGCTACGGCCATGTGGAACTGGCCAAGCGTTACACGACCAACGGCATGGCGACCGATCAGGGCAAGCTCTCCAACGTCAACGCCATCGGCCTTCTCGCCGAAGCGCGCGGCCTGTCCCCGGCCGATGTCGGCACCACGACCTTCCGGCCGTTCTACACGCCGGTCTCCTTCGGCGCGCTGGCCGGCCCCTATCACGGTCACGATTTCCAGCCGGTGCGCCGCTCGCCGCTGCACGACTGGGCGCGCCGGCTCGGCGCCACCTTCGTTGAGACCGGTCTCTGGTATCGTTCGTCCTTCTTCCCGCGCGCCGGCGAAGCCACATGGCGCGAGAGTGTGGATCGCGAAGTGCTGAACGTGCGCGCCCATGCCGGGCTCTGCGACGTGTCGATGCTCGGCAAGATCGAGATCTGCGGGCGCGATGCCGCGGAATTCCTCAACCGGGTCTATTCGAACGCCTTCCTGAAACTGCCGGTGGGCAAGGCGCGCTACGGCCTGATGCTGCGCGAGGACGGCATGATCTACGACGACGGCACGACGAGCCGCCTGTCGGAAAACCATTACGTCATGACCACCACGACGGCATACGCGGCCGGCGTGATGAACCATCTCGAATTCTGCGCGCAGGTCCTGTGGCCGGATCTCGATCTGCGGCTCGCCTCCTCCACCGACCAGTGGGCGCAGATGGCGATCGCGGGGCCGAAGGCGCGGCGCATCCTGCAGGCGATCGTGGACGAGGATCTGTCCAACGAGGCCTTCCCGTTCCTTGCCGCCCGCGAGGTCTCGCTTTTCGGCGGCGCGCTGCACGGACGCCTCTTCCGCATCTCGTTTTCCGGCGAACTGGCTTATGAACTGGCCGTGCCAGCCGGCTACGGCGAGAGCGTCGCGGAGGCGCTGATGGAGGCGGGCGTGCCGCACGGCATCCAGCCCTATGGCGTGGAGGCGCTCGGCGTGCTGCGCATCGAGAAGGGGCATGTCACCCACAATGAAATCAACGGCACGGCGACGGCCGCCGATCTCGGCTTCGGCAAGATGGTCTCTGCCGGCAAGCCCGATTTCATCGGCAAGGCCATGGTCGGGCGTCCGGGCCTCGTGGATCCCGAGCGCGCCCAGCTCGTGGGCGTCCTGCCGCTCGACCCGAAGACATCCTTTCGCACCGGATCGCATATTCTCGCCTTCAACGCCAAAGCCACGCTCGAAAACGACCAGGGCTATGTCACATCGAGCGCCTATTCACCCCATGTCGGATCGACCATCGGTCTTGCGCTCGTCAAGCGTGGCGCAACGCGCCACGGCGAGACGGTGACGATCTGGAACGGTATCCGCAATGAATTCACGCCCGGCCGCCTGTGCGATCCGGTCTTCATCGATCCGGGACACGAGAAGCTTCATGTCTGA